The Prosthecomicrobium sp. N25 genome contains a region encoding:
- the flgH gene encoding flagellar basal body L-ring protein FlgH, with product MTVSRILLLALAAAPLGACSNTLDRLSNVGDTPKLTAIKDPTAQPGYKPVSLPMPDPQVAAYAPNSLWRSGARAFFKDQRAARVGDILTVKVTIGDKAEIDNETKRSRSTTETDSVGGVPGYYLQKVIPTETSASNLVATTAKNENAGSGSVNRSEKLETNVAAVVTQVLPNGNLVVEGRQEIRVNFEIRELIVAGIIRPEDIAADNTIESTKIAEARIAYGGRGQITDVQQPRYGNQVLDIILPF from the coding sequence GTGACAGTCTCGCGTATCCTCCTCCTCGCCCTCGCGGCCGCGCCCCTCGGGGCCTGCTCGAACACGCTCGACCGACTGTCGAATGTCGGCGACACGCCGAAGCTCACGGCGATCAAGGACCCGACCGCCCAGCCCGGCTACAAGCCCGTCAGCCTGCCGATGCCAGACCCGCAGGTCGCCGCCTACGCGCCGAACTCGCTCTGGCGCTCCGGCGCGCGCGCCTTCTTCAAGGACCAGCGCGCCGCCCGCGTCGGCGACATCCTGACCGTGAAGGTGACGATCGGCGACAAGGCCGAGATCGACAACGAGACCAAGCGCTCGCGCTCGACGACCGAGACCGACAGCGTCGGCGGCGTCCCGGGCTACTACCTGCAGAAGGTGATCCCAACCGAGACCTCCGCCTCGAACCTCGTCGCCACCACCGCCAAGAACGAGAACGCGGGCTCGGGCTCCGTCAACCGCTCCGAGAAGCTGGAGACCAACGTCGCCGCCGTAGTCACCCAGGTCCTGCCCAACGGCAACCTGGTGGTCGAGGGGCGTCAGGAGATCCGGGTCAACTTCGAGATCCGCGAGCTGATCGTCGCCGGCATCATCCGCCCGGAGGACATCGCGGCCGACAACACGATCGAGTCCACCAAGATCGCCGAGGCCCGCATCGCCTACGGCGGCCGCGGCCAGATCACCGACGTCCAGCAGCCGCGCTACGGCAACCAGGTGCTCGACATCATCCTGCCGTTCTGA
- the flgA gene encoding flagellar basal body P-ring formation chaperone FlgA, whose amino-acid sequence MTVRRFLAFAALLACGLGPAPAPAAEPARPTLRAAVTVAAELVTIGDFFDNAGPLADRAIFRAPDLGTTGTVPAWRVLAEARAAGLREASEGLLVEVSVTRSAREIGAGEIQSLVAAALARQMGVADARELQVTFDQPLEPRLADERSPAPVRIASVNSVPGNGRFEALVLIDKGAAPERLRLRGQATEVVDTVVLTRPLARGEVLRAEDLVVQRVPKRQAGANRPAAVEDFAGLAARRALRAETPLTAGDVQQPLLVKRGETITLVYQSPGLVLSARAQALEQGSLGDVITVLNPQSKRTVVGTVSGPGRVTVGPGGTSVASLGRAQQ is encoded by the coding sequence ATGACGGTCCGCCGCTTCCTCGCCTTCGCCGCCCTGCTCGCCTGCGGGCTCGGCCCCGCTCCCGCCCCGGCGGCCGAGCCGGCCCGCCCGACGCTCCGTGCCGCCGTGACGGTCGCCGCCGAGCTCGTCACCATCGGCGACTTCTTCGACAACGCCGGCCCGCTCGCCGACCGTGCGATCTTCCGCGCCCCCGACCTCGGCACCACCGGCACCGTCCCGGCCTGGCGCGTGCTCGCCGAGGCGCGGGCCGCCGGCCTGCGCGAGGCCTCCGAAGGCCTGCTCGTCGAGGTCAGCGTCACCCGCAGCGCCCGCGAGATCGGGGCCGGGGAGATCCAGTCCCTGGTCGCCGCCGCCCTCGCCCGCCAGATGGGCGTCGCCGACGCCCGCGAGCTGCAGGTGACCTTCGACCAACCGCTCGAGCCGCGCCTCGCCGACGAGCGCTCGCCCGCCCCCGTCCGGATCGCCAGCGTCAACAGCGTCCCCGGCAACGGCCGCTTCGAGGCGCTCGTCCTCATCGACAAGGGCGCCGCGCCCGAGCGCCTGCGCCTGCGTGGGCAGGCGACCGAGGTGGTCGACACCGTCGTGCTGACCCGTCCGCTCGCCCGCGGCGAGGTGCTGCGCGCCGAGGATCTCGTGGTCCAGCGCGTCCCCAAGCGCCAGGCCGGCGCCAATCGCCCCGCCGCCGTGGAGGACTTCGCCGGTCTCGCCGCCCGCCGCGCGCTGAGGGCCGAGACGCCGCTGACCGCCGGGGACGTCCAGCAGCCCCTGCTCGTCAAGCGGGGCGAGACCATCACCCTGGTCTACCAGTCGCCCGGTCTCGTTCTCTCCGCCCGCGCCCAGGCCCTCGAGCAGGGCTCGCTCGGCGACGTCATCACCGTTCTCAATCCGCAATCGAAGCGCACCGTCGTCGGCACCGTTTCCGGCCCCGGCCGGGTCACGGTCGGCCCGGGCGGCACCTCGGTCGCGAGCCTCGGGAGGGCTCAACAGTGA
- the flgG gene encoding flagellar basal-body rod protein FlgG produces the protein MKALHIAASGMLAQELNVEVISNNIANMRTTGFKRQRADFQDLLYQNLRQVGSQSSDSGNLLPTGVQIGSGVRTAATPRIMSQGNVESTEKELDLALRGEGFFRISLPDGRTGFTRDGSFERDANGAMVNVNGYPLDPAITIPVNASGLTISAQGAVSAVIGNAPAATVIGQIQVARFVNKSGLEAIGDNIFIETASSGPAQVANPGDEGYGSLLQRHLEIANVNPVAEISDLIAAQRAYEMNSRVIRAADEMMSATIQFR, from the coding sequence ATGAAGGCCCTGCACATCGCCGCCTCGGGCATGCTCGCCCAGGAACTGAACGTCGAAGTCATCTCGAACAACATCGCCAACATGCGCACGACCGGCTTCAAGCGCCAGCGTGCGGACTTCCAGGACCTGCTCTACCAGAATCTCCGCCAGGTCGGCTCGCAGAGCTCCGACTCCGGAAACCTGTTGCCGACCGGCGTGCAGATCGGCTCGGGCGTGCGCACCGCCGCGACGCCCCGGATCATGTCGCAAGGCAACGTCGAATCGACCGAGAAGGAGCTCGACCTCGCGCTCCGCGGCGAGGGCTTCTTCCGCATCTCGCTCCCCGACGGCCGGACCGGCTTCACCCGTGACGGCTCCTTCGAGCGCGATGCCAATGGCGCGATGGTGAACGTCAACGGCTACCCGCTCGACCCGGCCATCACCATCCCGGTCAACGCCTCGGGCCTGACCATCAGTGCCCAGGGCGCCGTCTCCGCCGTCATCGGCAACGCTCCGGCGGCGACCGTCATCGGCCAGATCCAGGTCGCCCGCTTCGTCAACAAGTCGGGCCTCGAGGCGATCGGCGACAACATCTTCATCGAGACCGCCTCCTCCGGCCCCGCCCAGGTCGCCAACCCCGGCGACGAGGGCTACGGGTCGCTCCTGCAGCGCCATCTCGAGATCGCCAACGTCAACCCGGTCGCCGAGATCTCGGACCTGATCGCCGCCCAGCGCGCCTACGAGATGAACTCCCGCGTGATCCGTGCCGCCGACGAGATGATGTCGGCCACCATCCAGTTCCGCTGA
- the flgF gene encoding flagellar basal-body rod protein FlgF has product MENAQLVGLSRQVTLQRQMDLIANNLANINTNGFKAQSLLFEEIGQPRAAANTFLRPDQPISFVVDDANLYDMQPGQMTATGNPTDVALDGRGWFVVQTPQGERYTRNGSFAVNAQGQLVTRDNDAVLTDGGPLTLQPGETNLSIASDGTISTNQGVKGKLRVVDFERQGSLKKVGETLFEGENPIPATLPRVVQGQIEKSNVRGVVELSRMIAVQRSYESVAKWMQNADDLRRSAIEKLGQVS; this is encoded by the coding sequence ATGGAAAACGCACAGCTCGTCGGGCTGTCGCGACAGGTGACGCTGCAGAGGCAGATGGACCTGATCGCCAACAACCTGGCCAACATCAACACCAACGGCTTCAAGGCGCAGTCGCTGCTCTTCGAGGAGATCGGCCAGCCGCGCGCCGCCGCCAACACCTTCCTGCGGCCCGACCAGCCGATCAGCTTCGTCGTCGACGACGCCAACCTCTACGACATGCAGCCGGGGCAGATGACCGCGACCGGCAACCCGACCGACGTCGCCCTGGACGGCCGCGGCTGGTTCGTCGTGCAGACGCCGCAGGGCGAACGCTACACGCGCAACGGCTCCTTCGCGGTCAACGCCCAGGGCCAGCTCGTCACCCGCGACAACGACGCCGTCCTGACCGATGGCGGGCCGCTGACGCTGCAGCCTGGCGAGACCAACCTGTCGATCGCCTCCGACGGCACGATCTCAACAAACCAGGGGGTCAAGGGGAAGCTGAGGGTCGTCGACTTCGAGAGGCAGGGCAGCCTGAAGAAGGTCGGGGAGACGCTCTTCGAGGGCGAGAACCCCATTCCGGCCACCCTGCCCCGGGTCGTCCAGGGACAGATCGAGAAGTCCAACGTGCGCGGCGTGGTCGAGCTCTCCCGCATGATCGCGGTCCAGCGCAGCTACGAGAGCGTCGCCAAGTGGATGCAGAACGCCGACGACCTCCGTCGCTCGGCGATCGAGAAGCTCGGCCAGGTGAGCTGA
- a CDS encoding flagellar basal body-associated FliL family protein, with protein sequence MAKKPTKKDEAEAAAPEGADDAAKAKKKKLIVFGGAGLAVLLIGGGAGAYFIGLFGGKAADEHGVHPAAHAEAPKPAMFVELPELTVNLSTIDQRATYLKVKIALEVTDSAAVAKIQPILPRVLDAFQVYLRELRSSDLDGSAGLYRVKEELQKRVNIAIYPARVDAVLFKEILIQ encoded by the coding sequence ATGGCGAAGAAGCCGACCAAGAAGGACGAGGCGGAGGCCGCGGCGCCGGAGGGCGCCGACGACGCCGCCAAGGCCAAGAAGAAGAAGCTCATCGTCTTCGGCGGTGCCGGCCTCGCCGTGCTCCTGATCGGAGGCGGCGCGGGCGCCTACTTCATCGGGCTGTTCGGCGGCAAGGCCGCCGACGAGCACGGTGTACACCCCGCGGCGCACGCGGAGGCGCCGAAGCCGGCGATGTTCGTCGAGCTTCCGGAGCTCACCGTCAACCTGTCGACCATCGACCAGCGGGCCACGTACCTGAAGGTCAAGATCGCGCTGGAGGTCACCGACAGCGCCGCCGTCGCCAAGATCCAGCCGATCCTGCCGCGCGTGCTCGACGCCTTCCAGGTGTACCTGCGCGAGTTGCGCAGCTCCGACCTCGACGGCTCAGCCGGACTCTATCGGGTCAAGGAGGAGCTGCAGAAGCGCGTCAACATCGCGATCTACCCGGCGCGGGTCGATGCCGTGCTGTTCAAGGAAATCCTGATCCAGTAG
- the fliM gene encoding flagellar motor switch protein FliM translates to MAGPEDDLEDLDAAWGAALAEQKGDDGGDDLAAEWGAALAEQGVEGADEMASQWGAMLDDSDTDLDQATRGGDRILNQEEIDNLLGFNLDDNIAADQSGIRALINSAMVSYERLPMLEIVFDRLVRLTTTSLRNFTSDNVEVSLDSITSVRFGDYLNSIPLPAILGVFKAEEWDNFGLVTVDSSLIYSIIDVLLGGGRGTTPIRIEGRPYTTIETNLVRRMIEVVLSDAEQAFAPLSPVRFNLERLETNPRFAAVSRPANAAILAEFRIDMEDRGGKIEVLIPYATLEPIRELLLQMFMGEKFGRDPIWEGHLATEIYGADIAVDAVLFEREMSLGQILNLKVGQTLVFDAGPSDPVTIKCGGILLTEGHMGRVGDSISVKVARNLKRPKMTLAAFEKAASQKDMQAS, encoded by the coding sequence ATGGCGGGACCGGAAGACGACCTCGAAGACCTGGACGCCGCCTGGGGTGCGGCGCTGGCGGAGCAGAAGGGCGACGACGGCGGCGACGACCTCGCGGCCGAGTGGGGCGCCGCGCTCGCCGAGCAGGGGGTGGAAGGGGCCGACGAGATGGCGTCCCAGTGGGGCGCCATGCTGGACGATTCCGACACGGACCTCGACCAGGCGACGCGCGGCGGCGACCGCATCCTGAATCAGGAGGAGATCGACAATCTTCTCGGCTTCAACCTCGACGACAACATCGCGGCCGACCAGTCCGGCATCCGGGCGCTCATCAACTCGGCGATGGTCTCGTACGAGCGCCTGCCGATGCTGGAGATCGTGTTCGACCGGCTCGTCCGGCTGACCACGACCAGCTTGCGCAACTTCACCTCCGACAACGTCGAGGTCTCGCTCGATTCCATCACCTCCGTCCGCTTCGGCGACTACCTGAACTCGATCCCGCTGCCGGCGATCCTGGGGGTCTTCAAGGCGGAGGAGTGGGACAACTTCGGGCTGGTGACGGTCGATTCGAGCCTCATCTACTCGATCATCGACGTGCTCCTCGGCGGGGGGCGGGGCACCACCCCGATCCGCATCGAGGGGCGGCCCTACACGACGATCGAGACGAACCTCGTCCGGCGCATGATCGAGGTCGTGCTGTCGGACGCCGAGCAGGCCTTCGCGCCGCTGTCGCCGGTGCGCTTCAACCTGGAGCGGCTGGAGACGAACCCGCGCTTCGCGGCCGTGTCGCGGCCGGCCAACGCGGCGATCCTGGCCGAGTTCCGGATCGACATGGAGGACCGCGGGGGGAAGATCGAGGTCCTCATCCCCTATGCGACGCTGGAGCCGATCCGCGAGCTCCTGCTGCAGATGTTCATGGGCGAGAAGTTCGGCCGCGATCCCATCTGGGAAGGCCATCTCGCCACCGAGATCTACGGGGCCGACATCGCCGTCGACGCGGTCCTGTTCGAGCGCGAAATGTCGCTCGGCCAGATCCTCAACCTCAAGGTCGGCCAGACCCTCGTCTTCGACGCCGGGCCCTCCGACCCGGTGACGATCAAGTGCGGCGGCATTCTGCTGACCGAGGGCCACATGGGCCGGGTCGGGGACAGCATTTCGGTGAAGGTCGCGCGCAATCTGAAGCGGCCCAAGATGACGCTCGCGGCCTTCGAGAAGGCAGCATCCCAGAAGGACATGCAGGCATCATGA
- a CDS encoding DUF6468 domain-containing protein: MTSTWIGIGIEAIVAVLLAITISYCVMLNSRLKRLRADESQLKATILELVRATEIAERAILGLKQAAQDCDQTLAKRVREAEFFSVEIAREIGEGEQVLDRIAQITRTVRGISAPAAAEPEGGGEAGAPAAAPAPAADAKAPRMSELKMKFAQSAERLASLRKDLEGQAA, translated from the coding sequence ATGACGAGCACGTGGATCGGAATCGGCATCGAGGCAATCGTTGCCGTTCTCCTCGCCATCACAATATCTTATTGTGTTATGCTCAACTCGCGCCTCAAGCGGCTTCGGGCCGACGAGTCGCAGCTCAAGGCGACCATCCTGGAGCTGGTGCGGGCAACCGAGATCGCCGAGCGGGCGATCCTCGGGCTGAAGCAGGCCGCGCAGGATTGCGACCAGACCCTCGCCAAGCGAGTGCGCGAGGCGGAGTTCTTCTCGGTGGAGATCGCCCGTGAGATCGGGGAGGGCGAGCAGGTGCTCGACCGCATCGCCCAGATCACGCGGACGGTCAGGGGGATTTCCGCGCCGGCGGCCGCGGAGCCCGAGGGCGGCGGCGAGGCCGGCGCTCCGGCTGCGGCTCCGGCTCCGGCCGCGGACGCCAAGGCGCCGCGGATGTCCGAGCTCAAGATGAAGTTCGCGCAGTCGGCCGAGCGCCTGGCGAGCCTGCGCAAGGATCTCGAAGGCCAGGCCGCATGA
- a CDS encoding MotE family protein yields the protein MTQPRLLPLVVFATAVLLALKGVHLAIASGPEPVRVVAAADKDPFAGVDPDPVTTASGSGGGHGEAAPAAAPPGHGVEPAKVKVEVTTEKPAEAKPIPGQELMSEIAILQKLAERRKLIEQREKELEMREQLLKATEGKIEKRIDDLKSIEGQIGTATKAKEEEKSKEITDLVKMYESMKAKDAARVFDRLDTSLLSDIARQMNPKKLADVVSKMSPEAAEKLTIELANRRKEPVAQPARELPKIDGNRG from the coding sequence ATGACGCAGCCCCGGCTCCTGCCCCTCGTCGTGTTCGCGACCGCGGTGCTGCTCGCCCTCAAGGGCGTCCACCTGGCGATCGCGTCCGGGCCGGAGCCGGTCCGCGTGGTGGCGGCGGCCGACAAGGACCCTTTCGCGGGGGTCGACCCGGATCCGGTGACGACCGCGAGCGGAAGCGGCGGCGGGCACGGCGAGGCGGCTCCGGCCGCGGCGCCGCCGGGGCATGGAGTCGAGCCCGCCAAGGTCAAGGTGGAGGTGACCACCGAGAAGCCCGCCGAGGCCAAGCCGATCCCCGGGCAGGAGCTCATGTCGGAGATCGCCATTCTGCAGAAGCTCGCGGAGCGTCGGAAGCTCATCGAACAGCGCGAGAAGGAGCTCGAGATGCGCGAGCAGCTCCTGAAGGCGACCGAGGGCAAGATCGAGAAGCGCATCGACGACCTGAAGTCCATCGAGGGCCAGATCGGCACGGCCACCAAGGCGAAGGAGGAGGAGAAGTCCAAGGAGATCACGGATCTCGTGAAGATGTACGAGTCCATGAAGGCGAAGGACGCCGCCCGCGTCTTCGACCGGCTCGACACGAGCCTCCTGTCCGACATCGCCCGCCAGATGAACCCCAAGAAGCTCGCCGACGTGGTCTCGAAGATGAGCCCGGAGGCGGCCGAGAAGCTCACCATCGAGCTCGCCAACCGACGCAAGGAGCCGGTGGCCCAGCCGGCGCGCGAACTGCCCAAGATCGACGGGAACCGCGGCTGA